A region of the Methylomagnum ishizawai genome:
TCGGCACCCACGAACTGACCCATTTGATTATCCCGGTCATGCGGCGGCAGGGCCATGGCCGGATCGTCCAGAACAGCTCGGTGCTGGGCTTCGCCGCGATGCGGTATCGGGGTGCCTACAATGCCAGCAAATACGCGCTGGAAGGTTTGTCGGACACCTTGCGGCTGGAATTGAAAGGCAGCGGCGTCGAGGTGTGTTTGGTCGAGCCCGGTCCCATCCTCAGCCGGTTCCGGGACAACGCCTTCGCCATGTACCGGAAGAACATACAGCCCGAACACAGCCCGCACCGCCAGACCTATGCGGCGATGGAAGCCCGCCTGCAAAAGGAAGGCCCGGCGGCGCCTTTCACCCTGGGGCCGGAAGCGGTGCTGGCCAAGGTGATCCTGGCCTTGGAATCCAAGCGGCCCCGCGCCCGCTATTACGTGACCTTCCCGACCTATCTGTTCGCCTATTTGAAAAGGCTACTGCCGACGCGGGCCTTGGATTGGATACTCGGCAAGGTGGGATAGGCCGGGGTCAGCATTCGCCGCGCTGCCTACGCTTTTCGCCACAACCGCGATGATGTTCGCCCCCGCCGTTCCATTGTGGTTGCGGCTGGGGCGGACGCTGGGCCTGATGTTCCTGTACCCGCGCCTGCCAATGCGCTTGCTGCCGCGCCAAGCGGGCCTGTTCCCCGGCTTCGCGCTGGCGTAGATGGTCCTGCTTGGCCTCGAAGCGCCGTTCTAGCCTTTGGGTCGCGAAATCCCGATACTGTTGGAATTGCTGGCGCTCGGCCTCCAAAGCCGATGGGGGGGCTTGGTGGTGCCGTAGGTATCCCAGCCTCCGCTCTTCGGCCCGGTCCAGCCGATGATCCAAGCGCTGCTCCCGCTGCTGTTGGCGCTGGTCGAGGTGCTGGCTTTGCTGTTGGTATTGCCGCCGGTCGTGGCGCATTTCCCGTTCCACCGCATCCAGCCTTTGCCGGGCCGTGGGTGGTTGCGGCGGCGGCGGTGTCCGCCGCCATTCGCGCCGGCCATGATCCTCATGGTCGCCGTGGTATCGCCTTTCCTCGTAATATCCAGCATTGGGATAGGCATATCCGGCCGGGGCCGAATAAACCGGATACCCGGAATAACCAGGATAACTTTGGGTTTCATAATAGCCACCCGGATAGGCCCGCCGCGCCCCATAGCCACCGCCGCCATACTCGGCGCAACCGGAAGCCATCAAGGCCAGCGCGGGCAGGACCAGAAAACACAGGACCGGGGGTTTCATGACGATTGCTCTTGATAGGTGTGGTGGAAAAAGCCGGACATTGGCGCTACCGCACGCACATTTATACTTGCCTCGGCTGAACCCAGGCTGAAGCCTTGCCATGGAAACAATCCCCATGCCCCGCACCCCTTTCCCTGGATTGGCGCTCGCCCTTCCACTCATGGCGGCGACCTGCCATGCCGATGGTGGACTGACGCCCGCAGAGATCGAATACCTACGCCACCGCGCCCAAGCCGGCATGGCCACGACGCTCAATGTGGACATCCCGGAACAGCGCGTCCGTCTGGAACAGCCCAGCCGGCCCATCGCGCCGGACAGCCCGGAACTGCCCGCCTTGATCGCCGATATGCGCGGCACGGTCACAGCCATGCACGGCATGGGTTTGGCGGCGGTCCAGATCGGCGTTCCGGTCAGGGTCGCGCTGCTGCGGCGCGAAGCCGGTGGGGAATTCCAAGCCTTCCTCAATCCCCGGCGCATCGCCGCCTCGGCCCAACGCCTTGGTGCCTGGGAGCGCTGTTTATCCGTGCCTTGGGGCTACCGCTACACCGATAGACCGGCAAAAATCACCCTCCGCTATCAAACCCCGGACGGCGCGGAACACCGCGAAACCCTCGCCGATGGCGAGGCCGTGGTGTTCCAACAGGAACTCGACCATCTCGACGGCAAGCTCCTGAGCAGCGGCCACGATCCGCGTTGGTTCATCCCGGAGGATGGGATGGCCGGTTTCCTGGCCGAGGTGGGCTGTGCCGACCTGGAACGCGCCGCTTGCCGGGCACGAACCAAAGCGCATTGGGAAACACGGGCCAAGGCGGTCCGGCCCTGATGGAGCCCTGCCCGGACTTCCGCCACCAGTCCCCCTATCCTTTTGCAAGGCTTGACACCGGCGCGAACCTATTGGGTACGGGTCCGGGAAAAATAGGGTTTGGATGGAAGCGGTGAATGTGATTGTGGTTTTAAAATAGCCCACTGATACGATAAAAGCGAGTAGAATGACCCTATCACGCCCACCATCTCCAAGCCTCGTGGTGGGCCGGGAATACCAGTCCACCCTGCTTGCTGGATGGCGAAAAGCCGGGGAGGAAACTGCCCGACTTCCTGAGGTTTATGGCAACGCGGTAAACATAGTAGCCCTTGGCCAGCCGCGACCAGGCCATACCCAAAGCCCAACAGCCCTGCCAAAGCCCGGCCCACTCATCGGGCCAATCCTTATAATCCCCCGAGTATTCCATGTTTATTAGAATCGGTTTCGATATCGCCTATTCGTTTCCCCAGCCCACAGAAATGATCCTGATGCTCTACACGCATCCCGAGCGGTCGTCGTTTTTAATGATGCCCGAGCGCTTGAGCAGCGATCCCGCCATCACTATCGAGGAATTCACAGACATCTATGGGAACCGGTGCGCACGGGCCTTCTGTCCCGGCGGGCGCTTGCATCTCAAGAACGATACCATCGTGGTGGATGGCGGTTTACCGGATATCCTGAAACCGGAGGCCCGTCAACATACCATCCACGAACTTCCGACCGATACCCTGCTTTATCTGCTGGGCAGCCGTTATTGCGAGATCGAGAAATTATCGGATGTCGCCTGGGAGCTTTTCGGACATGGGCCGACAGGATGGGGACGGGTGCAGGCTATTTGCAACTGGGTACATAACCACGTCACCTTCGCCCACGAAGCCGCCCGCTGCGACCGCACCGCCTATGATACCTTCAAGGACCAAAGGGGGGTATGCCGGGATTATACCCATCTCGCCATCACCTTCTGCCGATGCATGGGCATTCCCGCCCGTTATGCCACCGGTTATCTTGGCGATATTCACGTGCCGGTGGTCCCGCCCATGGATTTCAGTGCCTGGTTCGAGGTGTTTCTGGAAGGGGAATGGCATACTTTCGACTCCCGCAACAATACTCCCCGCGTGGGGCGGGTTTTGATGGCCCGGGGCCGGGATGCCGCCGATGTCGCCCTGACCACGAGCTTTGGTAAGCACATCCTGGAAAAATTCGACATCTGGGCTTACGAACTCTCCCGCCCGGAGGTCGCGAAAGCCCTCCAGGACCGATCCGCACGCCCCGGTTCGCCGTAGATCAAGCCCGCCGCGCAGCATCATCGGATGCGGTCAGGGTGGGCATGGGTACATGCCCACCATTGCCCACCGCCCCGCCTCCCCCAAAAAGCCCGCTTTTGCTTTAGAATGCCCGCCTTCTCCTTCACCGGATCGTCACGCCAGAACACCCATGACCCCATCCCAAAGCCGCGCCGCCCTCGCCGCCGCCCTCGGCCTCTCGGCCCTGCTGGCCCAAGGCTGCGGACAAAAAGGGCCGCTCTACCTGGAACGTCCCCCGCCACGCCAACCCGTGGCCGCCAAGCCCAAGAAAACCACGCCCTCCCCCGCTCCGGCCACCAGCCAAAAGCCGGATCAACCGGACACCGTGGAACAATCCTTCCCGCAACAAGAACAATTCTGATGGACCATTTCGAATACCGCGACGGCGAACTCCACGCCGAATCCGTGCCGCTCCGCGCCATCGCCGAGCGTTTCGGCACCCCCTGCTATATCTATTCCCGCGCCACCCTGGAACGCCATTGGCGGGCCTTCGACCGGGCTTTCGGCGAGCGCCCGCATCTGGTGTGCTACGCGGTCAAGGCCAATTCCAACCTCGCCGTGTTGAACGTGCTGGCGAAACTGGGCTCGGGCTTCGATATCGTCTCGGTCGGCGAATTGGAACGGGTGTTGGCGGCGGGCGGCGACCCGGCCAAGGTGGTGTTTTCCGGCGTGGGCAAGCGCGAGGACGAATTGCGCCGGGCGCTACAAGTGGGCATCCGCTGCTTCAATGTCGAAGTGCCGGGCGAACTCGACCGCCTCGACCGCATCGCCGGGGAACTGGGCGTGAAAGCCCCCATCTCCCTGCGCGTCAACCCGGACGTGGACGCCAAGACCCACCCCTATATCTCCACCGGACTCAAGGAAAACAAATTCGGCATCGATATCGAAGAAGCCCGCGCGTGCTACCGCCAC
Encoded here:
- a CDS encoding SDR family oxidoreductase is translated as MTAPRSILITGCSSGIGLCVARGLKQRGYRVFATARAPDDVERLRAEGFEAFRLDLSDSDSIRAAVDAVLEASGGGLDALFNNGAYGQPGAVEDLRREVLREQFETNLFGTHELTHLIIPVMRRQGHGRIVQNSSVLGFAAMRYRGAYNASKYALEGLSDTLRLELKGSGVEVCLVEPGPILSRFRDNAFAMYRKNIQPEHSPHRQTYAAMEARLQKEGPAAPFTLGPEAVLAKVILALESKRPRARYYVTFPTYLFAYLKRLLPTRALDWILGKVG
- a CDS encoding peptide deformylase; amino-acid sequence: MPRTPFPGLALALPLMAATCHADGGLTPAEIEYLRHRAQAGMATTLNVDIPEQRVRLEQPSRPIAPDSPELPALIADMRGTVTAMHGMGLAAVQIGVPVRVALLRREAGGEFQAFLNPRRIAASAQRLGAWERCLSVPWGYRYTDRPAKITLRYQTPDGAEHRETLADGEAVVFQQELDHLDGKLLSSGHDPRWFIPEDGMAGFLAEVGCADLERAACRARTKAHWETRAKAVRP
- a CDS encoding transglutaminase-like domain-containing protein, which codes for MFIRIGFDIAYSFPQPTEMILMLYTHPERSSFLMMPERLSSDPAITIEEFTDIYGNRCARAFCPGGRLHLKNDTIVVDGGLPDILKPEARQHTIHELPTDTLLYLLGSRYCEIEKLSDVAWELFGHGPTGWGRVQAICNWVHNHVTFAHEAARCDRTAYDTFKDQRGVCRDYTHLAITFCRCMGIPARYATGYLGDIHVPVVPPMDFSAWFEVFLEGEWHTFDSRNNTPRVGRVLMARGRDAADVALTTSFGKHILEKFDIWAYELSRPEVAKALQDRSARPGSP
- the lptM gene encoding LPS translocon maturation chaperone LptM, translating into MTPSQSRAALAAALGLSALLAQGCGQKGPLYLERPPPRQPVAAKPKKTTPSPAPATSQKPDQPDTVEQSFPQQEQF